The following coding sequences lie in one Vitis vinifera cultivar Pinot Noir 40024 chromosome 19, ASM3070453v1 genomic window:
- the LOC104877679 gene encoding S-protein homolog 20 → MFLPFSRYLFSFVLLVFLVRLCDGGPWVVEKKVDLRITNDLGSGLDLNLHCQSDDDDLGTHVLAPDQFFEFRFRPNFWGTTLYFCKFWWGGESHWFNIYVEKRDTSRCDSKCWWMVGPVGPCLLDRRFGIYDLCENWNDPQFEGSRKKGTENDAARVYNDSKYMEGNEKRGK, encoded by the coding sequence ATGTTTCTTCCATTCAGtagatatttgttttcatttgtgcTGCTTGTGTTTCTTGTTCGTTTGTGTGATGGAGGTCCTTGGGTTGTAGAAAAGAAAGTGGATCTAAGGATTACCAATGACTTGGGCAGTGGCTTAGATCTTAATCTCCACTGTCAATCCGATGATGATGACCTTGGCACTCATGTCCTGGCCCCTGATCAATTCTTTGAATTCCGTTTTCGGCCAAACTTTTGGGGCACTACCTTATACTTCTGCAAGTTCTGGTGGGGAGGAGAATCCCATTGGTTTAATATATACGTTGAGAAGAGGGATACGAGCCGATGTGATAGCAAGTGCTGGTGGATGGTCGGACCAGTTGGTCCTTGTTTGCTGGATCGTAGATTTGGAATATACGATCTTTGCGAAAACTGGAATGACCCTCAGTTTGAGGGTTCACGTAAAAAAGGGACAGAAAACGACGCAGCTAGAGTGTACAATGACTCCAAATATATGGAGGGCAATGAGAAAAGAGGGAAATGA
- the LOC132253338 gene encoding secreted RxLR effector protein 161-like codes for MERIPYASVVRSLMYAQTCTRLDISSAVGMLGRYQSNPGMDHWKAAKKVMRYLRGTKHYMLTFKRSDNLEVIGYTDSNFAGCVDSRKSTFGYVYLLAGAAISWKSAKQTIIVASTMEAEFVACFEGTIHGLWLRNFISGLAIVDTIEKSLKIYCDNSTTIH; via the exons ATGGAAAGAATTCCTTATGCTTCTGTTGTAAGAAGTTTGATGTATGCACAAACTTGCACCAGGCTAGACATTAGTTCTGCAGTTGGTATGTTGGGCAGATACCAAAGTAATCCTGGAATGGATCAttggaaagctgcaaagaaagtgatgaggTACTTGAGGGGAACAAAACATTATATGCTTACTTTTAAGAGGTCTGATAATTTGGAGGTGATTGGCTACACTGATTCAAACTTTGCTGGATGTGTTGATAGTAGAAAATCAACTTTTGGTTATGTATATCTGTTGGCTGGGGCAgcaatttcatggaaaagtgcTAAACAAACTATTATTGTTGCATCCACAATGGAAGCTGAATTTGTGGCATGCTTTGAGGGCACGATTCATGGTttatggctgcgaaattttatCTCAGGGCTTGCTATTGTCGACACTATTGAGAAGTCGCTGAAGATTTATTGTGATAATTCTACCACT ATCCACTAA
- the LOC104877680 gene encoding uncharacterized protein LOC104877680, translating to MEERFRSADKSLVGTLMVELTTMKFDGTHGMHEHILEMSNLAAKLKALGINVDESFLVQFILNSLPLQYGPFQIHYNTIMDKWNVNELASMLVQEETRLKQQGHHSIHLISKGASNKWKKPKKGKRAEPPKINGPPQGIEAHERR from the coding sequence ATGGAAGAACGTTTTCGTTCAGCTGACAAGTCTCTTGTTGGGACATTAATGGTTGAACTCACCACCATGAAGTTTGATGGTACTCATGGGATGCATGAGCACATCCTTGAGATGTCAAATCTAGCTGCTAAACTGAAGGCTCTTGGGATAAATGTGGATGAGTCTTTTCTTGTTCAATTTATTTTGAACTCCTTGCCTCTTCAATATGGGCCATTTCAAATTCATTACAACACTATTATGGACAAGTGGAATGTAAATGAATTGGCCAGTATGCTTGTTCAAGAAGAGACAAGACTTAAGCAACAAGGACATCATTCAATTCACCTTATAAGTAAAGGAGCCAGTAACAAGTGGAAGAAACCTAAGAAGGGCAAAAGGGCAGAACCACCTAAGATCAATGGGCCTCCTCAAGGAATAGAGGCTCATGAAAGAAGATAA
- the LOC104877643 gene encoding S-protein homolog 18, translating to MFPFSRCLFSFVLLVFLVRWCDGAIIEKKVHVRIINDLGNGSDLNLHCKSKDDDLGVHVLAPHQFFEFSFRPNFWVTTLYFCRFWWGDESHWFDIYVERRDVGRCNKQCWWTVAAVGPCLLDARVQRYTLCENWKDQKPEGSSQGPKARMYNDNKHLEGNEKEGNAIIIY from the coding sequence ATGTTTCCATTCAGTAGatgtttgttttcatttgtgCTGCTTGTGTTTCTTGTTCGTTGGTGTGATGGTGCGATTATAGAAAAGAAAGTGCATGTAAGGATCATCAATGACTTGGGAAATGGCTCAGATCTTAACCTTCACTGTAAATCCAAAGATGATGACCTTGGGGTTCATGTCCTTGCCCCTCATCAATTCTTTGAATTCAGTTTCCGACCAAACTTTTGGGTTACTACGTTGTACTTCTGTAGGTTCTGGTGGGGAGATGAATCCCATTGGTTTGACATATACGTGGAGCGGAGGGATGTGGGCCGATGTAACAAGCAGTGCTGGTGGACGGTAGCTGCAGTTGGTCCTTGTTTACTGGATGCAAGAGTTCAACGATACACTCTTTGCGAAAACTGGAAGGACCAAAAGCCTGAGGGTTCAAGTCAAGGACCAAAAGCTAGAATGTACAATGACAACAAACATTTGGAGGGCAATGAGAAAGAGGGAAATGCtatcatcatttattaa
- the LOC104877644 gene encoding S-protein homolog 18: MFPSSRCLFSVVLLVFLVRLCDGVFIEKKVDLRITNDLGNGLDLNLHCKSQDDDLGVHVLASHQFFEFSFRPNFWSSTLYFCRFWWRGESHWFDIYVQNRDVGRCSKKCWWMIDPTGPCLLNDKVKRYTYCENWNDQQIQGSSQIGTGNSTARMSNDPEYLEGNEKRGK, from the coding sequence ATGTTTCCATCCAGCAGATGTTTATTTTCAGTTGTGCTGCTTGTGTTTCTTGTTCGTTTGTGTGATGGTGTGTTTATAGAAAAGAAAGTGGATCTAAGGATCACCAATGACTTGGGCAATGGCTTGGATCTAAACCTCCACTGTAAATCCCAGGATGATGACCTTGGGGTTCATGTCCTTGCCTCTCATCAATTCTTTGAATTCAGTTTCCGACCAAACTTTTGGTCTTCTACGTTATACTTCTGTAGGTTCTGGTGGAGAGGCGAGTCCCATTGGTTTGACATATACGTTCAGAACAGGGATGTTGGACGATGCAGCAAGAAGTGCTGGTGGATGATAGATCCAACTGGTCCTTGTTTACTGAATGATAAAGTTAAAAGATACACTTATTGCGAAAACTGGAATGACCAACAGATTCAGGGTTCAAGCCAAATAGGGACAGGAAACAGCACAGCTAGAATGTCCAATGACCCTGAATATTTGGAAGGCAATGAGAAAAGAGGGAAATGA